The window TCGACCGCGCCGGCATCGCTGGAGAAGCCGGCGGCATAAACCGTCGTGGGCGCGGCCCTGAGCGAGCTGCTGACGAAACGTGGGGCCTTGACCGGTTTCGACAACGTCGCGACACGGCCTGTCGACAGAGCCCATTCGGAAATGATCTTCTGCGTCAGCTTCGGCTCGGTGCGCACCGCGGCGCGCGACGCGGCCGCCGCATCCCGCTTCTTCGGCCGCGCGCCCTTCGATGGCGCATCCGCCTGCGTATCGAAGGCACTGTCGAAAATCGAAGCACTGCCGTTCGTTTCCGGTTGCGGCGCATAGGCCGCCGCGCGTAGCGCCGGAGCCTCGACCTTCCGCCCGGCCGCGGCGCTCGGCGCGGCCAGCGCTACCTGCGTGCCGGTCTCTGCCGGCACATTCAGCGGCTCGGCTATTGACGCGACGGCCGGACGATCAGCGACGGTCGGGACCGTGACCTCGACCTCTGCAACGGCGGCAAGCGCGGCCTGGCCCGCCGGGCGCATGTCCGGCACCGGCACGAAGCCCAGTTCGTCAACCCCGCCATCGGCAGAGGCCAGCAGCGTTTCGCCGGCAGCGGCCGCTTCACCCCGGTCGAGCATCTGCGGCACAGGCACCGCAAGCGAACTCAGATCGGTAAATTCCGAACCCGATGCCGTCGACGTCTGCGGCATCGCCGCCGCCAGTGCCTGCTCGGCGCTGTTCTTCTCCGGCGCGACGAGCGCAACGGCTACGCCGCTTTCGGCAGGCGCTTCCTTGAAGGCCGGACGTACGCTCGGAACGGGCGCGTTGAAATTCTGCTGGCCATCGGCGGAGGTCGCGACACCCGGCAATCCTTCCTGGCTTGACGCGGCCCGCACCGCAGCCGGAGCCGCCGTTTCGCCGGCGTCGGGCGCGCCGGCGGCGATCGCCGTCGGCTCTTCATCCTCGTCCCCGCCGCCGAAGAGCATGGCAAGCAGATTGCGGCGCTTGCCGACGTCGCCCGGGCCCTTGGCCCCGCCGCCCGCCACCTCGATCGCCGATGCTCCAACGCGACGCTTGTAATCGGCAACAGCCTGCTGGTAGCCGGGAAGCGGTCTGCCGTCGGCAGGAATATGCATGGTCCTGCCGTCCGGGAAGAGCCGCACAAGCTCGTTGCGCGTCATGCGCGGCCAGGCGCGCACGCCGCCGACATCCATATGCACGAAGGGAGAGCCCGAGGTCGGGTAATAGCCGACGCCGCCGACCTGGAACTTCATGCCGATTTCACGGAGAGTCTTGAGTTTGACGTCCGGCAGATAGAAGTCCATCGCCTTGCCGAGCATGTGCTGGCTCTTCTTGGCGACGCCCTTCGAGCGCGACCGGAGCAAGGAGTTCGTGGCCGGCGAGCGATAGGCGGAGACGACGTGGATGTAATCGCGCGAACCGCTCTTCTGGTAGACTTCCCAAATCAGGTCCAAAAGGCGCGGATCCATGTTTGTCGGCTCGTTTCGCCGCCAGTCGCGCAGGAGTCGGTTGACCTGCTGCAAGCCCTTCGAATCATAACGGCCGTTGCGCTTGTAGGTGATCTGCGCCTTTTCCTTGGTATGAATGAAATAGAGCTTCAGCGTCCGCGTCTGGCCGGCTGCCTCGACCGGCGGTGCCATGCCGGGGGTCACCAGCGAACAGGCCAGAGCAATGGCGGCAAGAACCTTCGGCGCCGCACGGGCGACAGCCGAGCAGAGTCTGTGCGCTAAGGAACCGACCGGTTCCTCCAAACCGAACAAATTTGGCATTCAATCCCCGTCCGACGGACAACCGTGCTTTTGCCGTGTCACATGACTGTCAATTAAGGTGACAGAATGGCAAATATGCCACAGTGGTCACCGCTCCATATAATATAGTGAACGGTTCACTAACAAGGTCTAAACGGAGCGACGGAATTTGCGCAGCGAACAGGGTGTGAATACGTCGAATTAAGCAGCATCGCGCAGCGGATTGTCCGGATCGATGCCGTAATCCTTGAGTTTGCGATAGAGAGTCGAGCGGCCGATGCCGAGTTTGCGTGCCACTTGGCTCATCTGCCCGCGATAGAACTTCAATGCAAAGCGAATCAGCTCTTCCTCCACGTCGGAGAGCTTGCGCACGTCTCCGCCCTCGTCGACACTGGCGATGGCGTTCTCGACCCGTCCCTCCGGTACCTGCTCCCTCGAAGTGGGTTTTGCGGATGCGGCGACATCGGGCCGCACGAAGCCGATGAAGTCTTCCGCGGCGCGCCGCTCCGGCCCCGCCTCACCCCAGGAAAAGCCGCTTCGGTCTGCAACCACGTAACCCGGTATCTGTGTGGCGATCTGGGGGAAATCCTTGACCGTCAGTTCGTCGCCTTCGGCGAGCACCACGGCGCGGAAAATCGCATTCTCCAGCTGGCGGATATTGCCCGGCCAGTCATAGGCGGTGAGCAGCGCCAGTGCGCCGCTCGCAACCGTCAGGCGCTGATTGAGCCTCTGCTCGGCGGCGAAGCGCTCCACGAAGGCGCGCACCAGCACGGGGATATCCTCCTTGCGCCGGCGCAGAGCCGGAATTGTGATCGGGAAGACATTCAGCCGGTAATAGAGATCCTCGCGGAAACGCCCGTCGCGCACCTCATTGATCAGGTCCTTGTTGGTGGCCGAGATCAGCCGCACGTCGACCTTCTGCGGCTGGCGGGCACCGATCGTTTCGATCTCGCCCTGCTGGACGGCGCGCAGCAGCTTCACCTGCACCTCGAGGGGCAGGTCGCCGATCTCATCGAGGAACAGCGTGCCGCCGTCAGCATCGACGAATTTGCCCGCATGCTTTTCGGTTGCGCCGGTGAA is drawn from Sinorhizobium sojae CCBAU 05684 and contains these coding sequences:
- a CDS encoding DUF882 domain-containing protein, which codes for MPNLFGLEEPVGSLAHRLCSAVARAAPKVLAAIALACSLVTPGMAPPVEAAGQTRTLKLYFIHTKEKAQITYKRNGRYDSKGLQQVNRLLRDWRRNEPTNMDPRLLDLIWEVYQKSGSRDYIHVVSAYRSPATNSLLRSRSKGVAKKSQHMLGKAMDFYLPDVKLKTLREIGMKFQVGGVGYYPTSGSPFVHMDVGGVRAWPRMTRNELVRLFPDGRTMHIPADGRPLPGYQQAVADYKRRVGASAIEVAGGGAKGPGDVGKRRNLLAMLFGGGDEDEEPTAIAAGAPDAGETAAPAAVRAASSQEGLPGVATSADGQQNFNAPVPSVRPAFKEAPAESGVAVALVAPEKNSAEQALAAAMPQTSTASGSEFTDLSSLAVPVPQMLDRGEAAAAGETLLASADGGVDELGFVPVPDMRPAGQAALAAVAEVEVTVPTVADRPAVASIAEPLNVPAETGTQVALAAPSAAAGRKVEAPALRAAAYAPQPETNGSASIFDSAFDTQADAPSKGARPKKRDAAAASRAAVRTEPKLTQKIISEWALSTGRVATLSKPVKAPRFVSSSLRAAPTTVYAAGFSSDAGAVDTARFSGNAVNFMEVKRFSTN
- a CDS encoding sigma-54-dependent transcriptional regulator, which translates into the protein MTSHILVIDDDPVQRRLLTNMIERLGHVAHVADNGRRGLELLGRKGGIINVILLDLLMPEMNGHGFLEALAERGVDTPVIVQTGQGGIETVVQAMQAGAFDFLVKPVSPERLSIAIGNALKMASRDGKVKTARRPRGGAIGFDDIVSASPAMIRVLDLARRAAQSNIPIVLEGESGVGKEMVARAIQAASDRANKPFVTVNCGAIPHNLVETILFGHEKGAFTGATEKHAGKFVDADGGTLFLDEIGDLPLEVQVKLLRAVQQGEIETIGARQPQKVDVRLISATNKDLINEVRDGRFREDLYYRLNVFPITIPALRRRKEDIPVLVRAFVERFAAEQRLNQRLTVASGALALLTAYDWPGNIRQLENAIFRAVVLAEGDELTVKDFPQIATQIPGYVVADRSGFSWGEAGPERRAAEDFIGFVRPDVAASAKPTSREQVPEGRVENAIASVDEGGDVRKLSDVEEELIRFALKFYRGQMSQVARKLGIGRSTLYRKLKDYGIDPDNPLRDAA